A genomic region of Deltaproteobacteria bacterium contains the following coding sequences:
- a CDS encoding HDOD domain-containing protein yields MLPKPVNQTGGLRHGPARHYVSNVMDGHALPSVPVVANKLLEIVQDPEVSMQQLCRVLADDPMLSARVLAVSRSPRFALRNLPTTLLGAVQVLGFRTLTSVVITSATQSLRLKGNKVSEKLWRHSLGVALAMRILCQRARSRDDEIGFLIGLMHDVGQMVFVHGDPMGYENLLQAVQEAPRPIVDAEREIYGVDHALMGHTILNRWNLDAQIIHATLKHHSDGASPNELANLLTVADYLSSKCNLGFFTMPTPPPEALLVKCGLTDETAMAQLIAEIVEAHREESLLFEK; encoded by the coding sequence GTGTTGCCGAAACCTGTCAATCAAACCGGCGGCCTGCGTCACGGACCGGCGCGTCATTATGTCAGCAACGTGATGGACGGCCATGCGCTGCCGTCGGTGCCGGTGGTGGCGAACAAGTTGTTGGAGATCGTCCAAGACCCGGAAGTGAGCATGCAACAACTCTGTCGCGTGCTGGCCGACGATCCAATGTTGTCGGCGCGGGTGTTGGCGGTGTCGCGTTCGCCGCGTTTCGCGCTACGCAATTTACCGACGACCTTGCTCGGCGCGGTGCAGGTGCTCGGCTTTCGCACTTTGACCAGCGTGGTGATTACCAGCGCGACCCAGAGTTTACGCCTTAAAGGCAACAAGGTTTCCGAGAAGCTCTGGCGCCATTCGCTGGGCGTCGCTTTGGCGATGCGGATTCTCTGCCAGCGGGCGCGCTCGCGCGACGACGAGATCGGATTTCTCATCGGCCTGATGCACGACGTCGGCCAGATGGTGTTCGTGCACGGCGATCCCATGGGCTACGAAAATCTGCTCCAGGCCGTCCAAGAAGCGCCGCGCCCGATCGTCGACGCTGAACGGGAAATTTACGGTGTCGATCACGCACTCATGGGCCACACGATTCTCAACCGCTGGAACCTCGACGCGCAGATCATCCACGCAACCCTGAAGCACCACAGCGACGGCGCCAGCCCCAATGAGCTGGCGAACCTGTTGACCGTCGCCGACTATCTCTCCAGCAAGTGCAATCTGGGCTTTTTCACCATGCCGACGCCACCGCCTGAGGCGTTGCTCGTCAAGTGCGGTTTGACTGACGAGACGGCAATGGCGCAATTGATCGCAGAAATCGTCGAGGCCCACCGGGAAGAAAGTCTGCTCTTCGAAAAATAA